The Candidatus Binatia bacterium genome has a window encoding:
- a CDS encoding DUF1552 domain-containing protein, with product MKNEFTRRRFLRGTMGASAFALGLPLLDIFLNDNGSALASGAPMPKRFGTWFWGCGMNPERWDPRQIGSGYELSPELQPVAGIRDELSIISGSSVLLAGETNQVHYTGIMGSLTGEAPTKHGESDLPTVDVLIADEIGQSTRFRSLELAATGVAKHSYSQRNPSVQNPSEISPLSLYQRVFGSGFLDPNAADFAPDPRVMLRKSALSAVLADRQQLDAALGATDRARLDEYFTALRQLEKQLELQLQKPPPLAACAPVDSPENAPAGLNVDNVVENHKLMAEILAMALACDQTRVFNMVFSDRASSLHAPGSSDTHHTLTHEEPRDAELGYQRNATDFILKTMGAWATFVETLRAVPEGDGTLLDHCLVMAHSETSDANTHSVTGLPFMIAGRAGGKVKPGTHVRTIGDSSSRVALTMQQAMGLRTSRFGVRQNETAKPITEILV from the coding sequence ATGAAAAATGAATTCACACGAAGGCGATTCCTGCGCGGAACCATGGGAGCGTCGGCATTCGCTCTCGGACTGCCACTCCTCGATATTTTCCTGAACGACAACGGCAGCGCGCTGGCTTCCGGCGCCCCGATGCCGAAACGTTTTGGCACCTGGTTCTGGGGATGCGGGATGAACCCCGAGCGCTGGGACCCCAGGCAGATTGGTTCGGGCTATGAGCTTTCTCCCGAACTCCAACCGGTGGCCGGCATCCGCGACGAGTTGAGCATCATCAGCGGCTCGAGTGTGCTGCTGGCGGGCGAAACGAATCAGGTCCACTACACCGGGATCATGGGCAGCCTGACCGGCGAGGCCCCGACCAAGCACGGGGAGTCGGACCTGCCTACGGTGGACGTTCTGATCGCCGACGAAATAGGCCAATCGACGCGCTTCCGTTCGCTGGAACTGGCCGCTACCGGTGTTGCCAAGCATAGCTACAGCCAGCGGAACCCAAGTGTACAGAACCCCAGTGAAATTTCCCCCCTCTCGCTCTACCAACGCGTCTTCGGTTCGGGGTTCCTCGACCCCAACGCCGCGGATTTCGCGCCGGACCCGCGAGTGATGTTGCGCAAAAGCGCTCTCTCCGCCGTTCTCGCAGATCGCCAGCAGCTCGACGCGGCGCTGGGGGCCACCGATCGCGCACGACTGGACGAGTACTTCACTGCCTTGCGGCAGCTGGAAAAACAATTGGAGCTGCAACTGCAAAAACCGCCCCCTCTGGCCGCCTGCGCCCCAGTCGACAGCCCCGAGAATGCGCCCGCGGGGCTCAACGTCGATAACGTGGTCGAGAACCACAAACTGATGGCCGAAATTCTGGCGATGGCATTGGCCTGCGACCAGACGCGAGTGTTCAATATGGTGTTCTCCGATCGCGCCTCAAGCCTGCATGCGCCGGGAAGTTCCGACACGCACCATACGCTCACCCACGAGGAACCACGGGACGCCGAACTCGGCTACCAGCGCAATGCCACCGACTTCATCCTGAAAACGATGGGTGCCTGGGCCACCTTTGTCGAGACGCTGCGAGCCGTACCCGAGGGCGATGGCACCCTTCTTGACCACTGCCTCGTGATGGCGCACTCCGAGACCTCCGACGCGAATACGCATAGCGTAACCGGCCTGCCCTTCATGATCGCGGGGCGCGCCGGCGGCAAAGTCAAACCCGGCACGCATGTCCGCACCATCGGCGACTCGTCGTCCCGCGTCGCGCTCACGATGCAGCAGGCCATGGGTTTGCGGACGAGTCGCTTCGGCGTCCGCCAGAACGAAACCGCCAAACCCATTACGGAGATCCTGGTCTGA
- a CDS encoding phosphotransferase family protein — MHEDELREAFEGWLARRKPEFGELKLGAFEMPQSGFSAKTVFVPAHYLEHGQSRETKVVLRMESPEPAIYPKQAPDLDVEIDVQYRAMEALHRTGAVPLAPLIGYEADPQILGTPFFAMEFIGGHVMIENPPYTEAGFFAEASPARRREIITEGLSLVAQFHTIDWQKAGFEWLLGPGEEGSLLRQLQIWEDYANRELQGRVHPTLALAFRWLAHHAPADLTAGLSWGDSRPGNIIFGDDRPLCITDFENIAVAPVGIDLGWWLMFDRSQHEAVGIERLEGEPSREEQREIYARAAGIATPDTQWFEIFAGARYAAIVVRVMNRLVERGDMPADHNIWIENPAADTLQQLLDVFEITDA, encoded by the coding sequence GTGCACGAAGACGAATTACGAGAAGCATTCGAAGGCTGGCTGGCTCGCCGCAAACCGGAATTTGGCGAATTGAAGCTCGGGGCGTTCGAGATGCCCCAGTCCGGGTTTTCGGCCAAGACCGTTTTTGTTCCAGCGCACTACCTCGAACACGGACAGTCGCGCGAGACCAAAGTGGTCCTGCGCATGGAGAGTCCCGAGCCCGCGATTTATCCAAAGCAGGCCCCCGACCTCGATGTCGAGATCGATGTCCAATACCGCGCCATGGAAGCGCTGCACCGCACCGGCGCGGTCCCCCTGGCGCCATTGATCGGCTACGAAGCTGATCCGCAAATTCTGGGTACGCCTTTCTTCGCGATGGAGTTCATCGGCGGGCATGTAATGATCGAAAACCCGCCCTATACCGAGGCTGGATTTTTCGCCGAGGCCTCGCCTGCCCGCCGCCGCGAGATCATTACCGAAGGACTCTCGCTGGTTGCGCAATTCCATACTATCGACTGGCAAAAGGCCGGCTTCGAATGGTTGCTCGGCCCCGGCGAGGAAGGCTCTTTGCTGCGCCAACTTCAAATCTGGGAAGATTACGCCAACCGCGAACTGCAAGGCCGAGTGCACCCGACTCTCGCACTCGCCTTCCGCTGGCTCGCACATCATGCACCGGCGGACCTCACGGCCGGACTCAGCTGGGGCGATTCGCGTCCGGGGAATATCATCTTTGGTGACGACCGACCCCTGTGCATCACGGACTTCGAGAATATTGCCGTTGCGCCAGTCGGTATCGATCTAGGTTGGTGGCTGATGTTTGATCGAAGCCAACACGAAGCGGTCGGCATCGAGCGACTCGAGGGCGAACCTTCACGCGAGGAGCAGCGCGAGATCTACGCCCGAGCCGCAGGAATCGCTACCCCCGACACCCAATGGTTCGAAATCTTCGCAGGCGCGCGCTACGCCGCTATCGTGGTCCGTGTAATGAACCGGCTTGTCGAACGGGGCGATATGCCTGCCGACCATAATATCTGGATCGAGAATCCAGCTGCCGATACGCTGCAGCAGCTTCTGGATGTCTTCGAGATCACTGATGCCTGA
- a CDS encoding divalent metal cation transporter yields the protein MPESKPPEASGGHELDSFRTGLRIAHPPDPEQLSRERAQLAAVATQGLPTRLRTYASLIGPGYLQSAMTLGGGTATAALFSGAVFGYSLLWAAPVGMLLGVIMLAAVAHQTLSTGMRPLEAMRVYAGKPFAIFWALGALLSSVIWHFSHYALASAVVVDMTEAVGFPGLPPIAAGTIILVWAIALSFLYGSSYRLVRIYERILKYIVWGVILSFALVVVRTGIEDPGALLRGFLSFEIPADRNGVAAVTLIASTFAAAVGINMVFLYPYSLLARGWTREYRGLARMDLFAGTFLPYVLAASLITIAAANTIHLDAAYDGTRLSPVQAAQTLGSVIGPQSGRLVFGLGILGMALSSMTLHMLVAGFVCAEVFGWEFGGTRYKLATLIPTPGILGCLYWSDIAVWVAIPTNIACGLLLPFVWLGFLKLQRSRAYLGEDRPTGTLATVWLVAMAGTTLFLIGFFAWYLTNHGASWIASVGL from the coding sequence ATGCCTGAGAGCAAGCCTCCCGAAGCATCCGGGGGCCACGAACTCGACTCGTTTCGCACCGGTTTACGAATCGCACACCCGCCCGACCCCGAGCAACTATCTCGGGAACGCGCGCAGTTGGCCGCGGTCGCGACGCAAGGCCTGCCCACCCGACTGCGCACCTATGCGTCACTGATCGGCCCCGGCTATCTGCAAAGCGCGATGACGCTAGGCGGGGGCACAGCGACCGCAGCCCTCTTCTCGGGCGCTGTTTTCGGATACTCGCTTCTCTGGGCCGCCCCCGTCGGCATGCTTCTGGGCGTGATCATGCTTGCAGCCGTCGCCCACCAGACGCTCTCCACCGGGATGCGACCGCTCGAGGCCATGCGCGTCTATGCGGGCAAACCCTTTGCTATTTTCTGGGCACTCGGTGCCCTGCTCTCCTCGGTCATCTGGCATTTCTCGCACTACGCGCTCGCCTCCGCGGTGGTCGTCGACATGACCGAAGCTGTGGGTTTCCCCGGTCTCCCGCCCATCGCCGCGGGAACGATCATCCTGGTCTGGGCGATCGCCCTGAGCTTTCTTTACGGGAGCTCCTACCGACTGGTCCGCATCTATGAGCGCATCCTCAAATATATCGTCTGGGGGGTGATCCTTTCGTTTGCGCTGGTGGTTGTGCGTACCGGGATCGAAGACCCCGGAGCCCTTCTGCGAGGATTCCTGAGCTTCGAGATTCCGGCCGATCGAAACGGGGTCGCGGCCGTGACCCTGATCGCCAGTACTTTTGCGGCGGCTGTCGGCATCAATATGGTCTTTCTCTATCCATACAGCCTTCTCGCCCGGGGCTGGACGCGCGAGTACCGGGGCCTTGCCCGTATGGACCTGTTTGCCGGCACTTTTCTGCCTTATGTGCTGGCGGCAAGCCTGATCACCATCGCGGCCGCCAATACGATCCATCTCGACGCCGCCTACGACGGCACCCGACTTTCCCCCGTACAGGCAGCCCAAACCCTCGGCTCGGTAATCGGACCGCAAAGCGGGCGTTTGGTATTCGGCCTCGGCATTCTCGGCATGGCCCTGAGCAGCATGACCCTGCATATGCTGGTGGCCGGTTTCGTTTGTGCCGAGGTTTTCGGCTGGGAATTCGGAGGCACCCGCTACAAACTCGCGACACTCATCCCGACGCCGGGAATCCTCGGCTGCCTCTATTGGAGCGATATCGCGGTGTGGGTGGCTATCCCGACCAATATTGCCTGTGGCCTATTGCTGCCTTTTGTCTGGTTGGGTTTTCTCAAACTCCAGCGCAGCCGGGCTTACCTCGGCGAGGACCGGCCGACAGGGACTCTGGCCACCGTCTGGCTGGTCGCCATGGCCGGCACCACGCTTTTCCTGATCGGATTTTTCGCGTGGTACCTGACCAACCATGGCGCCAGTTGGATCGCTTCGGTCGGGCTATAG
- a CDS encoding dihydrodipicolinate reductase, whose protein sequence is MSHRVVQWGTGNVGYHSLRHLIRHPDMELVGVHAHNPAKIGKDAAELAGLSDLTGIHATDDVEALLALKPDCVVYTVKGETRPHEVIPELSRILSAGINVASTSMIFFVYPPYADPTMRQPIEEACAAGQSTIYVSGMDPGFSGDVLPLAALQLAGRIDEIRCQELCDYSTYEDPEFTGVSFGFGRPADYTPPMEIPGVLSSGWGGMVHMIADRLGIKIDEIRESFERAYTDEAFDTPMMHVPAGTCEAVHFTLEGMAGGRPVVVTEHVNRMRVDGAGHWPKPPEGRAGVHRCIIKGNPDVQLECFVHGEDGDHNSGGVQATAMRVINAIPEICEHSGGMISTLDLPTTPSLDVAGL, encoded by the coding sequence ATGAGTCATCGAGTTGTCCAATGGGGTACCGGGAACGTCGGGTACCACAGTCTTCGTCATCTGATTCGTCACCCGGATATGGAATTGGTGGGCGTGCACGCGCATAACCCGGCCAAGATCGGCAAGGATGCGGCCGAGTTGGCGGGCCTGTCCGATCTCACCGGGATTCACGCGACCGACGATGTAGAGGCCTTGCTCGCTCTGAAGCCGGATTGTGTCGTCTACACCGTCAAGGGTGAGACGAGGCCGCATGAGGTCATTCCCGAGCTCTCGAGGATTCTCTCTGCGGGGATCAATGTGGCCTCCACCTCGATGATTTTCTTCGTCTATCCGCCGTATGCTGACCCCACGATGCGCCAACCGATTGAGGAAGCCTGTGCTGCCGGGCAATCCACGATCTACGTGAGCGGTATGGACCCCGGTTTCTCCGGTGATGTGCTTCCCCTCGCGGCGTTGCAGTTGGCGGGCCGGATCGATGAGATTCGCTGCCAGGAGCTCTGCGACTATTCGACCTATGAAGATCCGGAATTTACCGGCGTGAGCTTCGGTTTCGGCCGTCCGGCGGACTACACGCCGCCAATGGAGATCCCTGGCGTCCTCTCTTCGGGTTGGGGTGGCATGGTCCATATGATCGCAGACCGTTTGGGGATCAAGATCGACGAAATTCGCGAGAGTTTTGAGCGTGCGTATACCGACGAAGCTTTCGATACGCCGATGATGCACGTGCCGGCCGGCACCTGTGAGGCCGTCCATTTTACGCTCGAGGGAATGGCGGGTGGGCGCCCGGTCGTTGTCACCGAGCATGTGAACCGGATGCGTGTGGATGGCGCCGGCCATTGGCCGAAGCCTCCCGAAGGGCGCGCGGGTGTGCATCGTTGCATCATCAAGGGCAACCCCGATGTGCAACTCGAATGCTTCGTCCACGGCGAGGATGGCGACCATAACTCGGGCGGCGTGCAGGCAACCGCCATGCGCGTGATCAATGCCATTCCCGAGATCTGCGAGCATTCTGGCGGGATGATCAGCACGCTGGATTTGCCAACCACCCCTTCGCTCGACGTGGCGGGCCTATAG
- a CDS encoding sterol desaturase family protein has protein sequence MYPSELQKTLEQLTAVLLPAMFLYLLLEVGFLRFRRRALVVGEAGACGIGLVVAAVVTGLLSLFGLAAGVMVLATFGASLSPVEGTLAWPWWIYGWVVYEFFYWVQHWAAHKIRLLWCLHAPHHAPGSIHMLVGANHHFLESVFYFPIFLGFLPALFGVPPLVCVALNLLDVLWGSFLHISDRVVVQGRYGWLERFLQTPAHHRVHHGKNLLYMDTNYNSITVLWDRIFGTLQPLKDEEPVAYGITQEVNTASYADLHFGEFSRLWSDVGRADSWRHKLGYIFQPPGWKPGDRSGTVAAAKAAGLER, from the coding sequence ATGTATCCATCCGAGCTGCAGAAAACTCTGGAACAACTGACCGCAGTCCTGCTGCCGGCGATGTTTCTCTATCTGCTGCTGGAGGTCGGTTTCCTTCGCTTTCGGCGCCGTGCCCTTGTGGTCGGCGAAGCTGGTGCCTGCGGCATCGGACTAGTGGTCGCGGCCGTTGTGACCGGGCTTCTGAGCCTTTTCGGACTCGCCGCCGGCGTCATGGTGCTTGCGACATTCGGGGCTTCGCTGAGTCCCGTCGAGGGGACCCTCGCCTGGCCCTGGTGGATCTATGGTTGGGTGGTTTACGAATTCTTCTATTGGGTGCAGCATTGGGCCGCGCACAAGATTCGCCTGCTCTGGTGTTTGCATGCGCCGCACCATGCGCCGGGCTCGATTCATATGCTCGTCGGGGCCAATCATCATTTTCTTGAATCGGTTTTCTATTTCCCGATTTTCCTTGGCTTTCTGCCCGCGCTTTTCGGGGTTCCGCCCCTGGTGTGTGTGGCGCTGAATCTGCTCGATGTCCTTTGGGGGAGTTTTCTCCACATCAGCGACCGGGTGGTGGTGCAGGGGCGCTATGGTTGGCTGGAGCGCTTCCTCCAGACGCCGGCTCATCACCGGGTCCATCACGGGAAGAACCTGCTCTACATGGATACCAATTATAACTCGATCACCGTTCTTTGGGATCGTATTTTCGGCACCCTTCAGCCACTGAAGGATGAAGAACCGGTTGCTTACGGCATCACGCAAGAAGTGAATACCGCCAGCTACGCAGACCTTCATTTTGGGGAATTCTCCCGCCTCTGGTCGGATGTCGGTCGGGCCGATTCCTGGCGCCATAAACTCGGCTATATCTTTCAGCCTCCGGGGTGGAAACCGGGCGACAGAAGCGGCACTGTAGCCGCAGCAAAGGCGGCCGGTCTGGAACGTTGA
- a CDS encoding alpha/beta hydrolase codes for MISPSMVSPREAGLSHLSTLRDRRGLFLAVLLCSWLMALSGCLSKREPADAHLDPTYIRRDVPYGPLAEQIADIYLAKTKAPAPAVVLVHGGSWARGNRQRIQRVAVRAVERGYVAINIEYRLGPNHPYPQPEQDVLAAICWVRSNAASLGVDPQRIAVWGYSAGAQMGLVAAAEPSLAASLSDCTPSEAVVQACVAGAPPTDLRRFGDAGPVEDHLGGSQEEVPAAYEAASPVLLVSASMPPVFLYHGESDWIVDVDHSRQLRDRLIELKVPVELVETEHGHFSQNLYGDAALTRGFDFLDHWMKE; via the coding sequence ATGATTTCGCCGTCCATGGTTTCGCCTCGCGAGGCCGGCCTATCGCATTTATCGACTCTGCGTGATCGCCGCGGTCTCTTCCTGGCCGTGTTATTATGCTCCTGGCTTATGGCCTTGAGCGGTTGTCTTTCCAAGCGCGAGCCCGCCGATGCGCATCTGGATCCGACCTATATTCGGCGCGACGTGCCCTATGGTCCGCTCGCGGAGCAGATCGCCGATATCTATCTGGCCAAAACGAAGGCTCCGGCTCCGGCAGTGGTCCTCGTGCACGGCGGTAGTTGGGCCCGGGGGAATCGTCAACGCATCCAGAGAGTTGCGGTGCGTGCCGTCGAGCGAGGCTATGTTGCCATCAATATCGAGTATCGACTCGGCCCAAACCATCCCTACCCCCAGCCCGAGCAAGATGTGCTGGCCGCGATTTGCTGGGTTCGGTCGAACGCAGCTTCTCTCGGTGTCGACCCGCAGAGGATTGCGGTTTGGGGTTATTCGGCCGGAGCCCAGATGGGCCTGGTCGCGGCCGCCGAGCCGAGCCTTGCGGCCTCGCTTTCTGACTGCACGCCCTCGGAGGCGGTCGTTCAGGCGTGCGTTGCGGGCGCTCCCCCGACCGACCTGCGTCGCTTCGGCGATGCCGGACCCGTTGAGGACCATCTCGGAGGGTCTCAGGAGGAAGTGCCGGCAGCCTATGAGGCGGCGTCGCCGGTTTTGCTGGTCAGCGCCAGCATGCCGCCTGTCTTTCTATATCACGGCGAATCCGACTGGATTGTCGACGTGGACCACTCGCGCCAGTTGCGTGATCGCCTGATCGAACTGAAAGTTCCGGTGGAGCTTGTGGAGACCGAGCACGGTCATTTTTCGCAAAATCTTTACGGGGATGCTGCCTTGACCCGCGGATTCGACTTTTTGGACCACTGGATGAAAGAATAG
- a CDS encoding DUF2470 domain-containing protein, with amino-acid sequence MSNDAHARPSGEADILYDPDVPTPTHGERARTLVSNIKTGTLCTLAQEPAGFPYGSFVTFSLDSGDPIFFISTMAEHTKNLLLDGRASLLVAESGGADPLAGGRVTLLGEARQLVADEDRAKARASYLAIHPNASYYIDFGDFSFWKLEVASLRYIGGYGRMSWVSLEDWRDATPDPTAAFADGVIEHMNEDHAEAMVAYCHAFSRATDASAATMTGLDRYGFEMSAETGQGPRPIRLPFAEEIRSADGARQEMIRLLKLARHELAAGEGEREGS; translated from the coding sequence ATGAGTAACGACGCACACGCACGCCCCTCGGGTGAAGCCGATATTCTCTATGATCCGGACGTCCCTACGCCGACCCACGGCGAGCGAGCACGGACACTGGTGTCGAATATCAAGACCGGGACGCTGTGTACGCTGGCGCAGGAACCGGCCGGGTTTCCCTACGGGTCCTTTGTGACGTTTTCGCTCGATTCGGGAGATCCAATCTTTTTCATCTCGACGATGGCCGAGCACACGAAAAATCTTCTGCTGGACGGTCGGGCCTCTCTTCTTGTGGCCGAAAGTGGTGGCGCGGATCCGCTTGCGGGGGGCCGCGTGACTCTTCTGGGCGAAGCGCGCCAATTGGTGGCGGATGAGGATCGAGCCAAGGCGCGTGCCTCGTATCTCGCGATCCACCCGAATGCGTCCTATTATATCGATTTTGGAGATTTCAGTTTCTGGAAATTGGAAGTGGCGTCGCTCCGGTATATTGGCGGCTACGGACGGATGTCGTGGGTGAGTCTCGAGGATTGGCGGGACGCAACGCCGGATCCGACGGCAGCTTTCGCCGACGGCGTCATTGAGCATATGAACGAGGATCATGCCGAAGCGATGGTGGCCTATTGTCATGCGTTTTCGCGGGCAACTGATGCCAGCGCGGCGACCATGACCGGATTGGACCGATATGGCTTCGAAATGTCGGCCGAAACTGGGCAGGGGCCGCGTCCGATCCGACTTCCTTTTGCCGAGGAGATCCGCTCGGCCGATGGCGCTCGTCAGGAAATGATCCGTCTGTTGAAACTTGCTCGTCATGAGCTGGCTGCAGGCGAGGGCGAGCGCGAGGGGTCATGA
- a CDS encoding MaoC/PaaZ C-terminal domain-containing protein, translated as MKPTISFSSLKVGDAVTPLDISLTATMIVAGAVASRDFMPVHHDKEFAISQGAPDIFMNILTTNGYIARFLSDWAGPGARVANIRIRLGVPAIPGHHLEFRGEILKLETQDDQGQVEVSIKVTNEMGDHATGTAMVVLPT; from the coding sequence ATGAAACCAACGATTTCGTTTTCCTCGCTGAAAGTTGGCGACGCTGTGACGCCTCTGGATATTTCGCTGACAGCGACCATGATCGTCGCCGGGGCGGTGGCTTCTCGCGACTTCATGCCTGTCCACCATGACAAGGAGTTTGCAATCTCGCAGGGTGCGCCGGATATCTTCATGAATATCCTGACGACCAATGGTTATATCGCCCGCTTTCTCTCGGACTGGGCCGGTCCGGGGGCGAGGGTCGCCAATATCCGGATTCGTCTCGGCGTACCGGCGATCCCCGGTCATCACCTCGAGTTTCGCGGCGAGATCCTGAAACTGGAAACGCAGGATGACCAGGGGCAGGTGGAGGTCTCGATCAAGGTGACCAACGAAATGGGCGACCATGCGACGGGAACGGCCATGGTGGTCCTGCCGACCTGA
- a CDS encoding MaoC family dehydratase N-terminal domain-containing protein, giving the protein MSEEEKDPVWDQLADWIGKPLTKGGPTLSPEDVNLPMIRHWIDAMDDRNPVYEDPAAAAEVGLDSVVAPPAMLQAWTMPRPILEGIAERGGVPTEIDPDNPINILDEAGFAATLATNSELEFDRYLKPGERLTSESVLESVSKRKQTGIGTGYFVSWVNTFRDQNGEVVGRQLFRILKFNPGGTL; this is encoded by the coding sequence ATGAGCGAAGAAGAAAAAGACCCCGTATGGGACCAATTGGCTGACTGGATCGGGAAGCCTCTGACCAAGGGTGGCCCGACCCTTTCCCCGGAAGACGTGAATCTCCCCATGATTCGCCATTGGATCGATGCCATGGATGATCGCAACCCGGTGTATGAGGACCCGGCTGCCGCAGCCGAAGTCGGATTGGATTCCGTGGTGGCCCCACCGGCCATGCTGCAGGCGTGGACCATGCCGCGTCCGATCCTCGAAGGAATTGCCGAGCGTGGCGGTGTCCCGACGGAAATCGACCCCGACAACCCGATCAATATTCTCGACGAGGCGGGTTTTGCGGCGACTTTGGCGACGAACTCCGAGTTGGAGTTTGATCGCTATCTCAAGCCGGGTGAGAGGCTTACCTCCGAGTCGGTTCTGGAGTCGGTTTCGAAAAGAAAACAGACCGGTATCGGTACGGGATACTTCGTGTCCTGGGTGAATACCTTTCGCGACCAGAACGGCGAGGTCGTCGGCCGGCAACTCTTCCGCATTTTGAAATTCAATCCGGGAGGGACTCTCTGA